In the genome of Candoia aspera isolate rCanAsp1 chromosome 4, rCanAsp1.hap2, whole genome shotgun sequence, the window ATTCTTGCTGCATGGAACAGTCTCAGCAGTTCTGCAGAACTTACTCATGAATGTGTCTTCACTTTGAAGAAAATAACCcaaatccttttctctttccctagccttaaaaaaaaagttgtacagTAAAACCTCACTTTAACAGACAATTTGAGGAAAGGTGTCCATCAAATCCCTGAGGCTGAATTTATGTCATCTTCATCAATTAACTTATATAAATGATATCATTTGTAGTAAAACTTAATTTAAGCAACAAACACTTGATTTAACACACAATAGTCtgttaaaccgcccagagtcccccttatgagggagatgggcagtgataaaaatatgataaataaataaataaatggcaatgaAGTCTGGATTAACATTTGTTCTATCAAAGGTATGTTAAACCAAGATTTTACTGAAATTGTTTTGGTTACtgtcatttgatttttattatattcactGACATCTTTTACATATAACCAGGCTCACAAgacatattttaatattcaataaaatgaaaatgtaatgaaaatagTGAGCAATTTTAACCCTCAAAAGAACAAAACCAACAACATCTGTGAAGTCAAAACTGCAGTAATAGtaatgtaacattaaaaaaaaaaagattttgaaatggcACGTGACCAAATTCTTAAAAGCTACCAATGAATGGCCTTGGCAAGCTTCCTTTGAAGAAAGTTCCAGGATTTGCTGTTCTTAAAGCTTTTCCAATTGTTTAATTAATTGTTTTGTCCTGCTGTTTGCAAAACACTTTAATCAGACTGTTATATAAACACTTTAACCAGTCTGTATAAACGAAGTATCCTAAAGTGACTTACCAGTTTAACCCAGCTGCCTGATCTTCATACAGTACATAATGTAGGAATCCTTTATCTGACCTGATAGTATACTATACAACTCCTGatctccttccttttatttctgtattatttttaatttgtatttttttaaacagccttgttgaacagattttattttaggAGACTTGTACATGATTAGATCTTAGCTCTGTAGTTTTAGTGATGGACCTTTAGGCTAAGACCTTAATTATATCGGAATGCACTTAAGACAAACAGATCTTACGTAATTCTGATGCCAGGCAAGTCAGTGGTAGTGGAAAAAGAAGTTGGCATGGCACACCATAAAAATCTTTCAAgggaaagttaaaaacaaaaaaacaggaaattGATCTTGAACCATGGCCATATCAGCTGCATTGATTAAATGAGAAGGCAAGAAGAGAGGTCATCTTCTTTCTCATGGGCAACATAGATAAAATTCAAGAACAAAGCAGTTATTAGGCAATTTATATTTCTTactgtaattgtttatgtttgcaTAGCACTGTGTCTATTTCTATGTGAAGTCATGTATTTCTAAGCAATTAAATATTGCTTAAAatctggaagtaaaaaaaaaaaaagggttagtGCATTTTTCGCATTTCCAGTCTAATAATCTTGCAAGAGACCAGCATCCCTCTTTGGTCCCCCACATACGCCTCTCTCATCCACTGGTTTATAGTCATGATCCATCAGGAAGTCACAGAGTACAAGGATGGGCAACATGTGATCATCCAGACATAACTGAAATGCAGCTTCCATTAGCTGTATTCAGGATGGCCTGTTCTAAAGAATGTTGaagttcagcaatatttggagggcCACTGAGAAAAGCAGTTCTATTCTTTGATATCTGACTACTTAGGTTCAGGCACCGTAACTATGAATAAGCCAGAGAGGGGTATAGAAAGAAAGGAATCATTCTTCCAGGAGCCTTTTGTTTTACACTCTCATTGTAACGCTCCCCATCTGCTGTCTCCCTGGCCCCTTGGATTACAGTGTGACATCAGTTGTGTGTGGGTGGAAAAGGAGAAAAGTAGTTCTGTATGGTGGCTGAAAGACTTCTAGTCTTGGTTCTTTGTTCCATGATTTGCAGCTATTGGTTTTAAATCACAGGGTAGGACTCTCTGATGGGTTACTTCATGCTTTTTGTTATGTTGGTTATGGTTGTTGAGGGAAAGGAGAAAGTATCTTTTAAAGAAAGCCGGGAAAGTCTGGGAACAGAGCAATTCATTTTAttctcccattttctttcttttgcaattcattttctttcccataTTCTGCTTGATTTTTCAGATGTGAGTCAAACTTCCATCACAGGGGAACAGTGTCAGCTCTTAGGTACAGTATTGCAGAggacttttgtgtgtgtgtgtgtttatggtaAATGTATGTTATCCTGTTATTAACAGATCAGCTTATGTGTGGGTATGAGAGCACACATCCCTGTTGTCTGCAGCTGTATGAGTGGGCAGAGGGAAGcttagtgtgtgtgtgggtaGGAGTGTATATGTGTTTTTGTGTCTGAGAGAAAGATATCTAATAAAATTAGGCGTGCAGTCATCACCAACAGAAGTCATAAATTTTCCGTAATGAGATGCTGCTCTTTAGTAGATGTGTTTATAAATGTCTGTTTTCCTGGTTGACTATATTCTCTGAAGGAGCAGTGCAACCTCTTAGCTGCGTGGATTAAATTCGCATGAAAAGAGAATGGTCATAGTGATATAagtagtatattttatctaaagACAACAAGATGATGAATTCCTTTTCTGGATTATCTTCACTTCTGCTTTAGCCTgtgtgaaaatacagaaatgcttcttcctgatttatttttgtaacttttggATTCAACTTGACTTCATTTCAGCACAAAGTAGCTTTATctctccctatttatttattcaatttacaagGCCCCATCAAGCATACAGTTAAGTATAAAACcatcattaaaaacaatacagagtCAATATAGTGTTCAAGGTAGGCACCACTGAGAATGCCATTCTTTCTGCAAGGAAGAACTTAGACCAGTGGAAAAATATTCAGCTGTTCTATAGGTTATCACAGGTAATGTGAACtcaattttgcttttttatatcaGGATGGGTGTCAGAGATCTGGGGTTGTTGAAACGGGATCAACATGCTTTTGAAAGATCAAGGACTCTTACATCTTCAGTCTGGGAAAACTGACTGGGTAAACAGTAGCAGATGGTTATCTCTGTCAAAGTGAGTGTTTGTAGGGTTCCTTAGATACAGAATCAGCAAAACTATATCACCAAAATAGCCTGGAACTGTTTGTTCCAGTACACTGGGGTTGTTACTTTAGGATAACAATTCAAAGAAAGCTCATTCCTACTGcatttagttgttgtttattcgtttagttgcttccgactctctgtgacttcatggaccagcccacgccagagcttcctgtcagtacTGCATTTAGTAGGTTCTGCATATTCTGGTAGCATCTGGAACATTGAATTCTATACCTCCCTAAAATAAGTTCAGCTCATCTGTTTTCCCTTTCCTGTATATAGCTGGCCAATTGCACCTATACGAGCAGAATAGAGAAACCATCATCATCTTAGCTTTATTATTCCCTTTGTTCTGAAGGCTGAGAGAAACAGGGTGGGATGTCAAATCCAGCTCAGGCAGATACCCAAATTCCATGTCTCAAACCTATGGAGGAGGTCCCAGCAATAAATGCTGCTGAGGACCAAGTGTGTGTCTATAATTTGTAATTTGCTTCTGTTAGAAGACCACCAGCCATAACCAGTATCTTCTTGCTGATCTGTCTGTTCTGAGGCAGAGATATGAATGAGGAGAGATTTTTCTCTCAAATGGTGTGTATAATGTGTGTTGATGTATACATGGAGTCGAGAAACTGACATAAGCTAATGTTTGGGAAGTGGGTAGAAGGTTTCAACCTTCTGTTTGGATGAGCTAAAGACACTTATTAGTTTAGCATATAAGAAGAGGCTGGGACTTTTGGAATTTCCTCTTGAAAAAGGCAGCAATCTGATTGTTTTGGAATATACTCCACCAATAAGTAATTTTAGAGTGTCTTCACTTAAAATGCTTTATTTCCCAAGATAGTTGTTCTGTTTTTCTAGCCTTCATGGCTGTGGATAAAAgtctataaaaatatagaaagtaTGGTAAAATTGTAAAAAGGTctataaatagatttttaaagaaacagcacTTTCTTAGAACTGTCTACTGATCTGACTTTTAAGAACCTCTCCCTCCCTCAAGGTTGATGTTAGATTTTCACCCAAGAGGAATTTTAATCATTAAGACTTTTACAGGAGAATTTTGGCACATTCTGCATCCTTGAAAACTAAATATGAACCACTTTCAGGGGCCTACCACATTAATTAATAAACCAGCTATAGCTATGAAGCCTGTTACCAGTTTCTTGGtgatgaatttaaaattaaagaatgatGTCACAGAACCCTGCAGATAAGGTTTTAGAACATGGCTGCCTCTCTTTCAGTCCATTCTTCCAGAAGCTCCAGAAAAGAAGAGCTGGGTGATGTTAGGGAGTCCtcgaaaaaaaaaaacaagtgtgCATTGGACAGCAACATTGGCTAGACAGATTCCTGGCATTATGTAATGGGACACCTGCATACTCAACTCTGAAATGTGGTGGGTTAGCTCCTCTGGCTCTTTCAAGTGGTGGTCCCTAAGCCTCACAATCCTTACAGCCTTGTGGGGTGAAGGGGTCTATCTGTCATTGCCACCACCCCATTTACAGAGAAATTTCCTCTCTGTTCCTTTATTCCAAAGGAGACAAGTGTTCTTGCTCTTCTGTAGCTAACCAAGTAGCTAGGATGTACTGTAAGCTAAATTCCTTGTTAGAATGAGATTactgatttcagaaaaaaaatacaaattatttataATGGAGATTAATATTAGGGGAACTGTTTACCGTTAAAAGGACaatggggaaggaaaggaggaaattcAGATTCTTGTTAGCAGCAAGCCTTACACATGAATGCATAGATACAGATAGAATAAAATAGTAGCAAGAACTCAGAATAATCTATAATATAGATGAACAGAAAATTCTAATGGCATCCAGCTCCACATCTTCTCCTAGATAAGTAATTTCTTCTGATTCTTGAGTCCTCATTCCGGGATTGAGGCAGTTGATTCTTACTGGGCAGGAGCCACCTGAATTTAAATTCCAAAAGCCCCCTTCTTCTGTGATGGAAGATAAAGGCAAAATAGACCAGgttccctttccttttaaaagctcacctgagaaagggggaaagtcTTCTTGCTCCTGATTGGTTGTTCAGAATTTGAATTTCCCAGACTTTGATGTTCTCTTCTTTTTGTCTAGATTGGCAAATTTAGTTTATGCTTTCTCCcccttatttcttctttctgaatGCTCCCTGCCTGTTCTTTATGACAGTTCTCTTCCctagaaataatagaaattggCTCCTAGgagataattatttttaacagCTGAACAGGCAAGTGGCTACTGGTCCTCCAGCAAAGATTTATCCTTGTTGTTCCTATACAGATAGAACTCCAGTGTCCAGAGCTGGAGAAACATTAGTTTTTTGCCAGATTGGCAAAAAATTGTGGGctattctttcctttcccttgagCCATACTTTCTCTTCCCTGCTGCAGATCCTGGACACAAGAAGGATCAGCATACCTTTCTCAACAATATCAACTATGAAGATGGTGATGAATTCTTTGACAAGAATTTGGCACTCTTTGAGGTGGGATCACTACTCATTGCTTTTGGGTCACCTTTTTTTCCCACTCCCACCTCATACTTTCCATATCAGTCTATGTCTGTATTCCTTCCTCCTTGTTCCCTTTAGTATTATTTATGGGAAAGACCTTTCCAATTCATTCAAGTTTCTGTGCTCTTCCAAGTCCATAGAAAAAGTGCAGCGACTCTGAATTGTACATGTTGAAAATCTTCCACCTGTCTTTTTTGAAAGGATGCTTCTGGTAATTACAAAAACAGATTTGATAGGGAGGCCAATCAAGTTGGCTGAGAGTTCTGAAAGCCTGAGGGAGATGTAATGAAGATGCACAACAAGAAACATATATGTGAATATATAAGCCTGTGGACTAACTAGCCTGTTTATAGCCTACTCTTGTTTCTTTTAGCTTCCTTTCCTCATCACCACTTTCAGTACtccattgatttctttttttcatccaTCTTAAAGGGACTTTTCATTGAAATAGGTTCTCATGTCTACTGTCCTCTGCCCTACTTGGTAGGAGGAGATGGATACCCGACCCAAAGTGTCTTCCCTGCTCAATCGAATGGCCAACTACACCAACTTGATGCAGGGAGCCCGTGAACACGAGGAGGCAGAGAATGTCCCtccaggcaagaaaaaaatcACCAAGGTGAGGAATGGCACCAAGAAGGTTTATGGGAGGCATCTTGACATGAGGGAAAAAATGTGTTTAAGACCAGGATTGATAGAACTGATACTTTCCCTCATGTTTATAGCAGAACTAGAAAAGTCTACTGTCCTGAACATTTGATTTCCCTAAAACATGCTCTGGGCTTCTTCCAAAagtactaaaatattttttttgtttggcctggaagagatactgtatatatatttcagaATTGTTGACTTTTACATGTACTTTTTGAGAATTAAATGAAATAGAATTAGATTAACAATTTGCCAGAGAtacaacatttttgttttattttgctctaTATACCTCACACATATGGGCTTTATGTGCCTTCCCAGACTTTTTGAGAACTGCAGCTTCCTCAGAAGCTGCACTTCGGTAGGTCTTTATTTCCTCGAAACCTTTATTACCTTGAAATCGATAATGCCCAGTGGACTCACTGATATTCACCTAAATTCTTTTTGACCACCACTGAGTCAGCTAGGAAAACACTGTCACCTATCTTGAGCTTAGAGAATAGACTGTCCTGGATATTGCAATTAATGAATCTTGAGAAGCAGGCAGGATCAAGGAAACAGAGCTGTGGAACAGAAAAGTGACAAGGTTTCATTGTATAGAGACATTGGTAGAGCAAAGTTGGGAAGCTTGGTCTTAACACTCTGCCTgtcctttctctcttctcctaGACTCCACAGATGGGCACATTCATGGGAGTCTACCTACCCTGTCTGCAGAATATCTTTGGAGTGATTCTTTTCTTGCGTCTTACTTGGGTTGTCGGTACAGCTGGTGTGCTGCAAGCCTTTACCATTGTCCTTATTTGCTGCTGTTGTGTAAGTTACGCTCTCTTATCAATCTTGTATTATACTGTGTTACAACAGTCTTTGATATGGAGGAAGACTGAGGGAGGAGGAAGCTTCTGTTCTTAGGGAAGGAGAAATTACACGCACCAACTTTAGCACCCCATGGCTGAGATGCCAGTACAAAAATGATGCTCTTTGTGGACATAATCAGTTGTCGTGTTGAGATCAGTGGTGATCTTTTATTTCCACATCTGTTCTTCCCTGTCTTTGGTTAACCTCTTGCTGCATTTTTGGAAATGTCTGTCTTCCCACCTGACTAACACGGTTTTGTTCAACTTTATGAAGGAAAGGATGCTTCCGCCATGGCATTTTATCTTCACTACCCATAATATTAGTAGTAAGAAAAACTAAAGGAGAATGTGCACAATTTTGATTCGCATGTAGGTAAAActaaatggaaaaacaaatcaaGGGTTGTCAAAATAAGATCCAAAAGTTATAAGATCTGTCAGTGATtcttaacacattacaagctaaGAGTAGGTATTTACGCCTGCCTGTATTTGTCTCCTAAATATTCCCGCTGTCTATTTCTTGTCTCCTCCTCAGACATTGCTAACAGCCATCTCCATGAGTGCCATTGCCACCAATGGAGTTGTGCCTGGTAAGTactagcattttaaaaatcacttcccCCACATGTACCAGCCTTCAGATGCTACTCATTTTCAGATATCCTCCTGAGTGCTTCACTCTCAAAAGTCTGGTGAGCTGATACGGAGAAATGTCCGTTTTAGTGGTAGCACTCAAAGTACGGAATGCTTTCTCCAGCTATGGTTATTTGTTTTTCATGTGctgattttgttttgctgtttttgaaATTTGAGCTTGTTTTTGAAAGCCACTTGGAGGTCTTGATGAAAAATGAGGGTTAGAATGAGTAAAAAGCAGGGATAATAAGATTTCCCCTCTGCATATTCTCTCTGTTGGCAATGAGCTTCTTTGTCACCCTTCTGCAGCTGGGGGTTCCTACTTCATGATTTCACGAGCCCTGGGACCTGAGTTTGGAGGAGCTGTAGGACTCTGCTTCTATCTTGGCACTACCTTTGCTGCTTCAATGTACATCTTGGGGGCTATTGAAATCTTCCTGGTAGGTATTCAGTACCCCATGGGAATACCCATAAGATACAAGAAGGTGTTATAGTTGGGAAGTGTAAGTCCTGCCACTCAGCTATAGCTCCTCTGAGAAGCAGGAGACTGCTGATCAGAGCGTCGCTTCCTACCATCATGCCAACTccacatcttttttattttcactcCTCTGACTAGGCTGAAGGTAATGTGTGACTCATTCTTGCCTCCTCTCAGATGTACATTGCCCCCAAGGCAGCCATCTTCCACAGCGATGATCCCCTGAAGGAGCCGGCAGCCATGTTGAACAACATGCGGGTTTATGGCTCTGCCTTCCTGGTGCTTATGGTGCTGGTGGTGTTTGTGGGAGTGCGTTATGTGAACAAGTTTGCCTCTCTTTTCCTCGCCTGCGTCATCGTCTCCATTCTGGCTATTTACGCTGGTGTCATCAAGTCCTCCTTTGCACCTCCTGATTTTCCGTAGGTTACTAGCATATTCAGAGATGGCTAACCAAACTCCCTTTTAAGTCTGTTGCAAGATGATGGCTCCCCAACCATCCTGCCCCTGAAGGTGTTGGGAAATATAGAATGGCCTGTTGAAGGGCTGAGAATTTCCTTCCCAATCCAAGAATATATCGTTTGTGTGTACACACAACTACAGCTCACCATTCCCATCGGTAGTAGTGTGTAACAATTTTCAAACTGGTTTGTGTACCTTGTCATCTTTTAAAATCTAATCAATGTGCTCATCTTTACTTCTCTCCCTGTTCAGTGTGTGCATGCTGGGGAATCGTTCCCTCTCCCAGCACCATATTAAGACATGTGCCAAGACCGAGGAGCATGGTAACCTCACCGTACCCACATTCCTGTGGGGACGCTTTTGCAACCATAGCAAGCTCCTCAATGCCTCTTGTGATGAGTATTTTCAACACAACAATGTCACTGTTATCCAAGGAATTCCAGGACTAGCCAGTGGTGTTATTGCTGGTgagaaggggttttttttcctttgcctagCAAAAATGCTCTTATTTCTTCTGTGTTGCTCTTCAAGTTGTATCGTATTGTAGTAATGACTCTGAAGTTTCTTTGGGATACTTTTCAGTCTAATCGTTGAGAAGACAGTGGGATGGGGGACACTTTTACATTGCCTAGAGTTCCTTGAATAAAGTATggggtgatgatggtgatgatgatgacgatgatgatggtgatgatggtgccATAATTGCAGAGAATCTTTGGGGCAACTACCTGACGAAAGGTGAAATACTTGAGAAGCCATCTTTGCACTCCGTTGATGTGGGAGGAGCTCTGAATCAGCAATATGTGCTGGCTGATATCACCACTTCCTTTACCCTTCTTGTGGGCatatttttcccttctgtcacTGGTAAGTGCCTATGTTGCTGCTGAGCTGTCTGTTCAATGTGACTTCAGAACCAAACCACATCAGAGGGGTAGATTAGTTAGCTTGAAGCTTGGAGTCCTAAATTGGACTCCTGAAGATTTCAACTGcagtttctcaactttggtaaAAGGAGCTTGATTCTGGGCAGACTAAAAGCCAGTAGAAGAGtggaattcagatttattgttgCTTTTCCCCAAGTGACCCAACTCCATTTGCTCAATTAACATTTAATATCATCAGAGCCATGGTTCTTTTGCCAAAATTTTTCTATAAAATACCAGCCAGCTGTAAAATACCAAAATTCCTTATTATTACTTGATTCAGTCACATACATTGATTTTCCAGAAATGTATTGACTCATTAATTAAATGGTGTTGTCTTCATAGGAATCATGGCTGGATCAAATCGTTCAGGGGACCTAAAGGATGCCCAGAAATCTATTCCCATCGGTACCATCCTGGCTATTCTCACCACCTCCTTTGTGTGTATCCTTTGTGGCAGCTGGCAGCACTTCCAGACAACCTGCCTTCTTTATCCCAGCCCttctaaaatctttttaaaatgaaaccaagATTGATATGGACTAATTTGCATACTTTTAGATGCATTTTGACATAAGCATGGTCATGTTTATATATTTGTGAATCTGGAGCTTGTAGAGAACTAGCAACCAATTGCACTTGCTCTTTTGGGCTAATATCTGTGTAAAGAGAACTGTCAGACCATCACCTCCCTCTTGAGCAACCTTCCTCATTCTTGACCAAAGAGAATACATTGCTCATGTTCTGGCATTTGAGCTCCTTTATCTAATCATGCCAGTACTGTATGCCATTTTAACAAATCCCAGGTGTTTGGAGGGCACATTGAACCCAGAATTCTCTCCATTGAGAGGATTAGCCATTCCTGTAAGCACAAGGCAATATAATTTCATTGCCTTGAAATTATATTTCCTCATCCACAGATACAAAGCTACTGACAAGGGAATATATCAGAGCTGTTTACAGTTTCAGCCCACTGGTACATCTTGCACAAGTACCAGGACCCTGCCTTTGTTTGGAAGATTCCTGGCTGTAACATGTTAGGATTAATAAGCAAGGGAAGGAGATGTGGTTTGAAGGAGCACAGCTTATGCATCTGAGAGAAGACCAGCTGTTCTTTTTCACTACATAGTTCTTTGCACAAAATTACCTTTGACTCTTTGCTGCATCAGATCTTAGCAATGTGGTGCTGTTTGGGGCTTGTGTAGAAGGTGTTGTACTCAGGGACAAGTAAGTAATACTACCTTGGCTTTCTCTACAGTTTTCAATAGTAGAAACTGCTTGTATATTTTTCTGGATGTCGGTTTCAGATTGTGTTGGCTATAAAGTTCCTTTGTGGTCAGCATCTGGAATGTTTGATACAGCCTTCTTTTTTAAGCTGGATATTTGtggttagagccagtttggtgtagtagtgaaggcatcaggctagaaaccaggagactgtccTGCCTTAGGAGaccgtcctgccttaggcatgaagccagctgggtgactttgggccagtcactctctctcagtcctaggaagcaggcagtgacaaaccacttctgaaaaactttgccagggAAACtccaggaactagtccaggcagtcaccaggagtcagcactgacttgaaagcacacacacacacacattgtggtCACCATTCTCCTTTGCTTCTGTTCTGTGGCTGGGATCTAGAATTAGAATgcaattatactgtatatctagtTTGCTGAGAATAAGTCCCTTTGAAGTTGCTTTAAATACTAACTGTTAAATAGTAACAGTGCAAAAAGGTGATCAACCTTCCATCCTCCTCAGGATGATCACTGTGTGACAGAAGTTACTAGACTAGATGGGCTTttgggcctgatccagcagggctcttcttaCATATAGGAGTGCACACTATGAGTTGTATTATTTCCATTGAAATTGGAGGGATCTTTACAATTAATTTGTGTGgatcgtatgtatgtatgtatgtatgtattttcaatttcttcctccagtttgtaTCAGATGGATCCCTGCACTTCTCACAATTAACCCTTAAGCACTCAACTTACAATGTTCATTCTTTGTGCCTCTCCAATAGATTTGGTGACACAGTGAAGGGGAACCTGGTGGTGGGTACACTCTCCTGGCCATCCCCTTGGGTCATTGTCATTGGTTCATTCTTCTCCACATGTGGAGCTGGGCTGCAGAGCCTCACAGGTGCACCCCGACTACTGCAGGCCATAGCAAAGGACAACATTATACCCTTCCTGCGGGTAAGTGGGCCACTCAGCGAAAGTGTATTTTGTTTCAAATACGAAGTTTCTAAGGGTTAAATTATATTCTCTCTGCTCCTCTGACACACACATTCGTTTTAGGTTTTTGGCCATGGTAAACCTAATGGGGAGCCCACCTGGGCTTTGCTTCTGACAGCAGGCATTGCAGAACTTGGGATCCTTATTGCATCATTGGACATGGTAGCCCCTATTCTCTCCATGTAAGTGCCATATTTCTCATGGGTTGGGGTCCCAAGGAAACACACATTGCTGACACCACTAGCTGCTTTTCTAGGTTCTTCCTGATGTGTTACCTCTTTGTCAACCTAGCCTGCGCCTTACAAACTCTACTACGCACCCCTAATTGGAGACCACGCTTCCGGTACTACCATTGGTAAGAACATTCTACTACCTAATTGTTGAATGGAGGGTGGGGAGCATAAGTGGATACAAACATCAGAAGATGAAGAGGGTAGGGGAATTTAGATTCCTAACTCCCATACCTAGTTGTGCAAAAGAAATTTGGTCTACAGATTATATATAAGAGGGCAACTAGGGTCAGTTAAGATCAGAGTCGCTAACAAGTTCTCTTTGGTTGAATTCTAGCTCCCATGGTCTTTAGGAAACTATGTGTGCCCTTCTCCTCCCAATTTCTCTTCCTGTAGGATACTCTCCTTCATGGGCATGAGCATTTGTGTGGCGCTCATGTTCATCTCCTCCTGGTATTATGCAATTATTGCGATGGTGATAGCTGGAATGATCTACAAATATATTGAGTATCATGGGTGAGTGTTCCTTAACCATTCTGGATGCATTCTTGTGGCCTCTGCTCAGTGAGGATTTCTTGTAGTAAGATTTACTCCCTCCTTCCCTAATCCTGATCCTAGCCCTACCCTACCCTAATTATATCCACCTGGGTTCTGCAAGACCACCTGAATACATTTCTGCTCTATCTGCAATGATTCTGGAAAGAATAGGCTTAGAATGACATACTTGTTTGGCTGAACTGTGCTTTCCCTTgcagggctgagaaggagtgggGAGATGGCATCCGTGGCTTGTCCCTAAGTGCAGCCCGTTTTGCTTTGCTGCGCCTTGAGGAGGGGCCACCCCACACCAAAAATTGGAGGTAGGGAAACCTCTGACTGCTTTTGGACCCTTGTTGCCTCACCACGTGGCAATGCTGCATAGAAAACGCAGGGCACTTACACATGTGGATTTACATGTATTATCTGCTGCAGTATAAACCCTTACGTCTGTGTGCCTTTGGGAAAAAGTCTAAATTCGTCTACTCCTTTAACACTTATGTGTGCATTTTGGGCTTCCTTTCTCCCTAGGCCACAACTGCTGGTGTTGCTAAAGTTGGATGAGGATCTGCATGTGAAGCATCCACATCTGCTCACCTTTGCTTCTCAGCTGAAAGCTGGCAAAGGCCTCACTATTGTAGGCTCCGTCATGGTGGGAAACTTCCTGGAGAGTTACAGTGAAGCACTGGCTGCTGAACAGGTGAAATTTCATGGAAGTGCATTTCAACTGAGTGGGTGCCACTGATTAAATAGCAGCTTAACCCTGGGTTTAGAAGTACTTCCTCCTGAACCTACAAAAGGGCAGCTATAGTTAGTTCAGTATACAGCAAAGTTTTCTGATAATTAGGGACAAGAAAGGTAGGAGAACACCTGATATTTCATCCTCGGTGATGTGTCTTCTTTGGTTGACACGTGCTTTCCAAAAGTTCAGGAATTAAGGTCTCCTTCTCATCCTGGCTACCTAAAATCTTTTAACTGGAAATAGTGAGGATTGACTCCTTTGCATACAAAGCAGATGCTTCCTTCACACTGAGTTATGAATCGTTCCTTTATTAGAACTTGATGTGCACAATCCTTCAACTAATTTTGGGGAACAGATCAAACAGAACAAACCAAACCCTAATTTAACTAAAGTAGAATT includes:
- the SLC12A6 gene encoding solute carrier family 12 member 6 isoform X1, whose translation is MASVRFMVTPTKIDDIPGLSDTSPDLSSRSSSCVRFSSRESVPETSRSEGASDFSRATTSLATEAAEPASDKTTNLRTDVAEDVSQTSITGEQCQLLDPGHKKDQHTFLNNINYEDGDEFFDKNLALFEEEMDTRPKVSSLLNRMANYTNLMQGAREHEEAENVPPGKKKITKTPQMGTFMGVYLPCLQNIFGVILFLRLTWVVGTAGVLQAFTIVLICCCCTLLTAISMSAIATNGVVPAGGSYFMISRALGPEFGGAVGLCFYLGTTFAASMYILGAIEIFLMYIAPKAAIFHSDDPLKEPAAMLNNMRVYGSAFLVLMVLVVFVGVRYVNKFASLFLACVIVSILAIYAGVIKSSFAPPDFPVCMLGNRSLSQHHIKTCAKTEEHGNLTVPTFLWGRFCNHSKLLNASCDEYFQHNNVTVIQGIPGLASGVIAENLWGNYLTKGEILEKPSLHSVDVGGALNQQYVLADITTSFTLLVGIFFPSVTGIMAGSNRSGDLKDAQKSIPIGTILAILTTSFVYLSNVVLFGACVEGVVLRDKFGDTVKGNLVVGTLSWPSPWVIVIGSFFSTCGAGLQSLTGAPRLLQAIAKDNIIPFLRVFGHGKPNGEPTWALLLTAGIAELGILIASLDMVAPILSMFFLMCYLFVNLACALQTLLRTPNWRPRFRYYHWILSFMGMSICVALMFISSWYYAIIAMVIAGMIYKYIEYHGAEKEWGDGIRGLSLSAARFALLRLEEGPPHTKNWRPQLLVLLKLDEDLHVKHPHLLTFASQLKAGKGLTIVGSVMVGNFLESYSEALAAEQTIKHLMEAERVKGFCQIVVAAKVREGISHLIQSCGLGGMKHNTVVMGWPNAWRQSEDARAWKTFIGTVRVTTAARLALLVAKNVAFFPSNAEPFPEGNIDVWWIVHDGGMLMLLPFLLKQHKVWRKCKIRIFTVAQLEDNSIQMKKDLATFLYHLRIEAEVEVVEMHDSDISAYTYERTLMMEQRSQMLRQMRLSKTEREREAQLVKDRNSMLRLTSIGSDDDEETETYQEKVHMTWTKDKYMASRGHKLKTLEGFQDLLNMRPDQSNVRRMHTAVKLNEVIVNKSHEAKLVLLNMPGPPRNPEGDENYMEFLEVLTEGLERVLLVRGGGSEVITIYS